A window of the Gossypium hirsutum isolate 1008001.06 chromosome A05, Gossypium_hirsutum_v2.1, whole genome shotgun sequence genome harbors these coding sequences:
- the LOC107960005 gene encoding uncharacterized protein — MGFSKEEKSRRILRGFKTVFFLVTMVISFLVFSAPVFLVIADTILPSALLSASLSPPSLQALYSHFTNYDFRNSLIDIPLISVIRSAIIICVYSFCDGPKLSRGPYLGTTMICCVSSLVFVSVKASYALGWSSGREGSAMETALFICSLALAIAHIIVAYRTSCRERRKLLVYKIDIEAISACKNGFPRYPKIVK; from the exons atgggtTTTTCGAAGGAAGAGAAATCAAGAAGAATTCTGAGAGGTTTCAAAACAGTGTTCTTCTTGGTAACAATGGTGATTTCATTTCTTGTATTTTCTGCACCTGTTTTTCTTGTTATTGCTGATACAATTTTGCCTTCTGCTTTGCTTTCTGCTTCCCTGTCTCCTCCTTCACTCCAAGCCCTATATTCCCATTTCACTAACTATGATTTCAGAAATTCTCTCATAGATATCCCTCTCATCTCCGTCATCAGATCAGCTATTATAATCT GTGTTTATAGTTTTTGTGATGGGCCTAAACTTTCCAGAGGACCATACCTTGGAACCACAATGATATGTTGTGTTTCATCTTTGGTGTTTGTTTCGGTAAAAGCTTCATATGCGTTGGGTTGGAGTAGTGGTAGAGAAGGGTCAGCCATGGAAACTGCTCTTTTCATTTGTTCACTGGCTCTGGCAATTGCGCATATAATTGTGGCTTATAGAACAAGTTGCAGAGAAAGAAGAAAACTCCTTGTCTACAAAATTGACATTGAAGCA ATTTCAGCTTGCAAGAATGGGTTTCCAAGGTATCCAAAGATCGTGAAGTAA